The genomic DNA TGGCCACACAAGAAATCGAGAAAAACgtaatgtttctgaaacagaaacactacgAACGTGGCTCCAAGTCTATGAAAGTGTTGGCATGgcaactgaaaaaaaggatagcggaaaatacaattcataaaaTTAGGGATCCGAGGACAAAagcgataaaaaataaactaaatgaaattcaGGGTTagcttttgaagtgttttacaaaaccttatattctgaagtcccaGGTGGTGACAGCTTCCTGAATTCCCTAGATTGACCCACTCTAGATGGAAATCTAAATGAAATAATGACTGCGGATATAACTGAAGAAGAATTTAAAGTTGCAATTGGTAGACTTAAATTGAGCAAATCACCAGGATCTGGTGGGGACAGTTGGGGACAGTTGGGGACAGTCCCACCACTCTGAAGAGTAAACACTGTCTCATTTGAAGTGTGTAGGTCTGATGGTCTCAGTGCAGGAAGTGGACAAGTCAAGGTGGCTCCACTGTCGTGTGAAAAGACCCCATGGTGATTAAAAGGTCCTCAGAAGGAAATAGCATTCCTGAGTAAATCACaatgtatatgtaaatgtgaAGTGTCTGTGTGCTGGTGGGATATCTTGGATATAAGGGACAGAGGTCCCATTCACCGTGGAGTTGGTCTGCTTAACAGAAGCTCccacacatcaactgtgtgtcacaCAACTTACTggctgtattttctaccactaacccttcatttctaatattgccttgttgagacttttgttctaaatagttaagaatctgttattgaagatttatttagtctagttatatggtgagatttaacactcatactcttcacctctgagttgaatagaaaagattgagcattatgtcctgtaaactgttgagttacatttctgacctctgaatacttcaacacaggcattagggctaatcttctatgtggaaaaaggtcactgagtggtttttataatataatatatatatatatatatatatatatataatataatatataatataacattccTGAACTAGACCGATGTCCGATTTCCTGACAATAGGATTGAATTCTTAAAGGGTTTCAATTTTAAATCATTGGTTAACTTTAATTCAGATTCACTATTCATTGAGTCAGAttcaataaatatttactatactttactttggaaaacctCTTGCTAACGCCGGAAAGACAGAATACTTGTTGGGGAGAGATTGTTACTTGGTGGTAGATATTTCCTCCCCTCCACTGATGGCTACACGGCAGAGTGGTATAAGgagtttaaaaaagaactaataCCTGTTTTACTTCCCACTCTGaactgggtttaaaaaaaatgcacaaacgcCACTTAGCTGGAAGGAGGCAATCATTTCAGCCATACCAAAAGATGGCAAGGATAAAATGGAGTGTGGCTCTTTTAGGCCAATCTCTTATCTCTTAATGTGGACTATAAATGATTGACATCTATTATGACCGAACAGTTAGAAGAATTCCCACCGACACTGATACATGACATTCATACATCAACatcaaacacaagacaatataCGAAAGACACTAAATATTATGGATCatatacaaagaaatcaaactgaagcAATTGTGATGAGCGTAGACGCTGAAAAGGCCTTCGATTCGGTTAACTGGATTTTTCTCTCCAGAGTTTTACATAGATTCGGCTTCAGCGATACAACTATTAAAACCATACAGGCACTTTATGACAAACCTACTGCCAGGATCAAAGTCAGTGGATAGTTATCAATTAGTTTTACCCTAGAAAGGGGCACCAGACACGGCTGTGCATGGTCACCACTACTGTTTGCACTATATTTGGAACCACTAGCTCAGTACATCAGACAAAATGAAGATATCAAGGGAATCATCATTAAAGGGACAGAATATAAATTGGCCTGTTATGCAGACGACGTCTTGATATACCTCGGGCAAAATCTATATGAGTAAAACCCAGTTACTCTGATATAATTATTGCCCACCAAGAGAAATCAAAAGTAGTTACCCCTTGACATGGCAAACAGATTCTTTTAAATACTTAGGCATCAACCTACCAAAAGATCTCACAAAATTATCGGAATACAACTATCCAcctatacataaaaaaaataaaggatgacATAGCAAGATGGAATTGAATTCCCTTCTTCAGCCTTATTTCAAGAATTGACTATATTGCCaagacttttatatttatttcaaacccTGCCAACAGAGATTAACCAAAACCAATTTAACGAGTGGGACAAAATGCTGTCCAGGTATATATGGCAAGGTAAAAGACCAAGAGTTACAGCTGGTTAAACAAAAGGGAGGATGGGGCTTACCTTATTTTAGATATTATTATGAGAGCAGTGATATGCTGGTGCAACCCGTCATATACGGCTCAATGGAAAAGCATTGAGGAAAAAATGCCCTCCATCCCCATACAGGCAATCTTAGCTGAGAACGACTTCCAAACATAGATAACCCATGGGTGGTGTGGACCCTTTAAGTATGGAAAACTATCataaaagaacataaacttAAAGTGACATTATGGCTCTTAAATGGTGTGCCTATGACTCAGATTTTAGACCTAATAAATTGGACTCTAGATTTAAAGTAACAAAGATAAACGCATGTTTGAttgaattatttacaaaagcCTATGATTCAGAAGCTATTGCTAAAACTTGTATAAGGGTCTGTCTAATTTGAAACCACATTCAActtcatatattaaaataaaggagGGATAACTATATCTGAGGAAGAATGGACAGCAATTTAGAGGTATCAATGGagattgtaatgtaatgtaatgtaatgtaatgtaatgagctCACAGAAGTGGAGGGAATGTGGATGGAAAAGCCTGATGAGGTCATTTCTTACACCTTCTCAGAAGTCTATGATGACTATGATGATAAGtctgctggaggaactgtggAAATCAAAATGCAAACCACTACCATGTTTTCTGGGACTGTCCTGTCATTAAGGGCTATTGGAGAGAGATACATAATGCCCTACAGGTCATCTTCAACTGCCAACTACCCCTCGAGAGTAAGgttatgttgtttttcagaCGCATACCTGAGGAATGGCCGAAAGGGGATAAACATTTACTAAATATCTTGCTGGTGGCCTGTAAACAGAGTCTAACCAGGAAATGGTTTTCACAAGAGAGCCCAACTTTAAATCTGTGGATGGACATTACAATGGACATGAATAAGATGAATAAGACAATAAGATTGTTATGTCATAAATTGGAGAAAGTTGCTTCATACTGGGAGAACTGGGTCAAATATGTCACAGCCCATAGGCCTGATTTCACAAACCAATGACTGCTGTGCGACAAGGATCACTCCCTACCTGTACATagttgtattgttgttgttgttgtgtgtttttcttttctgtatttAGTCATAAACCAAAAGTATTATTTGGACAATAGATGTAAGATGAATGCATACAAGTTATACTGGATGTGAATATCTGATTCTGACTGtcaataaaaaattaataacaaaaaaaaagaaaagcgcttgaaaataaaaaatgtattgttattatttttattatcattattattattattatttttattatcatcccCATGTGGGTTCCGAGTTGTCGTTCAACTCAAAagattgtgggttcaattcccagctcctccagtctacatgctgatgtgtctttggcagcgtgtgaatgcaTTGTGTGGTCATGAGGACAGGCTTCAATCAGAGGTCATTTTTATAGAACACTGTTTTTTTGAATTGAAACATCTCCTTTAAGGTTTACAGATATAAAAACATCTTATGAGGTCAACACCTGCTTTCACCATCAACAGCATCATAAATATATGACGTCAGCTGGGACGAGCACCGGCGTCCCCTGTGACACTCATGTGGCttaagcagtagaagatgaacgAGTGATTGTTTGTTCAAATCCTCTTTAACGCGTGTTTCTCTCTGAGGTTCTTTGTAAAGACGAAGAACTTTTAAATATAGTTCTGGTATATTTAAAATCAATGTTCTTAGATCCACAATCCTGCTGTGAACATGTCTCATCACTATCTAATACATCTGAAACGTgatgtcgtcctcctcctcctcctcctcctcgtcctcttcctcttcctcttcctgtggaTCACAGGTTGATATTTATACCATCAGTTGCAGACCAGaatagaaacatttaaaaacatatgcTTCAGTTTTCTCACCTCATTACAgtcaaaatcatcatcatcatcatcactgctgctcTCCTCAATGTCTTCATCTTCAGAATCCTGtgtgacatacagtaaaaataCACTTATGAGGCAATAATtaacatttatgtcacaatCATCCACAACACATTGATTGCAGTTCATGATTGAGCTCCTAACTCCACTCACACTAAACCCAGAACTGCCTGTATGAACAGTTCCAGTCTGGTGACAGCCTATGACACAATCTCTCACCCCATCCTTCTCAATAGATTATCTACCATAGGCATCCCCTGTCACTACAGGTGTGCCCCAGGGTTCAGTCCTGGGGCCCCTCCTCTTTATCATCTACCTCCTTCCCTTTGGCAATATCTTCTGCAAATGTAAAATCCACTTCCACTGTTTCGCAGATGCTCACCAAATTCCACACACCCACCCCTGGTTAGGGTTCACCTCGGATCTCCTCAAATTAAACTGATAAAAGAGAAATCCTCATTATCTACAGGTGACAGTtgtttccccctcccctcaggttAAGTCTGTATCATTACTATCATTACAATCCTACATCACTAACATAACCAGGTCTGCTTATTGCCATCTTCACAATATTAAGGCGCTTTATAAGTatttatggttattattatcattattattgttattatcatcaccattaacattattgttatcatcatcattattattgttattattgttgttattatgattattaataataatcgaCTCCGCCCTCCCCTCACCCCCCGTACAACCTCAATCCTTGTCCACAGCCTCGTCACCTCCTGCACCGTCTACTGTTGTTAGACATTCCCTTTGATAGTGTGCAAACTGCATGTTAATATGTTAATTGTTGATTTATGTGTCTGAACATTTTAATCAGACTTCTGAATTCATTTAAAGATGTTACCATCAATAATTTCACTTACTGATGGTCTGTTTGGGCTCAGTGCTTCTCTTCCTTCAGTGTTCGTGTCCCCAGATTTAAGGAGCTGCGGTTTCTGCAAAGACAAAAAACGAGggttcattttcaaaataaaggggTGATGTTTTGTGATGTCAGTGTTGATTTTCCACAGTGGCACAAActaaagaaatgaataaaatcatccCTGAGTGCAGGAAAGTAAGAGGTCTCTTCATTCCTAAATTAACCTCAGTCCTCACATGGAGAACACAGTACATTTTATAATGTTGTATGTTTCGTGATGTTTTGTGCGAGTATAGATCTGCAAGATTTATAAAGACAAGTTTTATGAATACGTATGAGAAAgtgtgggaatcacagggtccacgataccaataacatcataacatcacaatacaatgattctgtgataataaGACAATCATTTAGCAACACATGACGATATCTgtgaaaaaacagaacaaagtgCATGAAATCCATGTATGGAAGGTGGATGGAGCGTCTCTTAACATTATCCTGCTGTAGACTCTCTCTTCTTCCACCCAAGtgtccctcattcatttgagctgCACCGGCACGAGGAGACTTGAAGTAGCGTCGGCTGGTCAGCAGTTCATTAaaatttgccctggtgtatctgCTAacgcacgaggaaggacgacgatatatcaccacaattgatattttgacccacccctagcAGGAAGATTCTGGAGGATGGATTCAACGCTGAGTTTTATAAAATAAGGCCACAGGTTCGATTGCGGTCATTATCTACACCACAGTCTTGACCGTTCACcaacactttcatacagcacagcTACAGCATGTGCAGCTTCtttcaaacccattcacacgcCGTCGGTGCAGCCGTCAGAGGCGACGTGGGGTTAAGGGTCTTGTCCAAGGACACATGTGTACGTACACTAGCGGAGCCGGGACCGCTGAGCTGCTGTCCTTTAAAAGAACTTCTCATCGTGCCCCCAAGTGTTAGAGCTCAAAGCTTCGGCCACAGACTTCAACATTACTCACCTTTAGGTTTCGATCCAGTTTAATCTCATACGCTCTCTTCAGCTGGAAGAAATCACACAAAGTAAAGCTTTACTTCTCCTGTCAAACACCATGATAATGTTggcctattattattattattattataataataataataataataataataataataataatagtaatagtaatataataataatactaataataatactaataataataacaatactaatagtaataatactaatactaataatataataacagtaataatgacaataataatattattataataacaataataacaacaataataatataataacaattataattataataatataataataataatgataataatgacgaTATTTCTAAATCCACTGTTGATGATCACAGGAAAATTAAATTGTCCAATTGTCCAATTGTCCCTCCTCTTGCGAGTCATACATGATTTGCTTCTGATAGTGGTTTACAGCAAATGCAAAGTTCATGAGCAGAGCATCTCCCTTCTGGTCTACTGTAGTAGAGGGTTGACAAATCAGTACCTCACAGAACCACACTAGGTTTtaggtttatttgtgttttcatacCTTTCGGCAGCGTCTTTGGTAGTTCTTCCTCTCTCCGTCACTTAAATCTTTCCAGCGTTGACCGCAAACATTTGCATAGTTATGTTTTCCGACACCAGCCATAGATGACATTTGCTCTTTGCAGAATAGAATATAGGCAttgctgcagaaacacaaacaaatgtaagtAACTAAATATGACAAAGCCAAGTCAGAGGCAGAGCATCATCTCTCCTGTGTGCCGGGATTAGGTCAGCATTTAGTGAGTAAATGCTGACCGCTGAcctctggcagccatgttttctatAACCGTAAGACTCCACACTCACAGTTCAGAAagaaatgctttgtttttaattaatcaaaAGTGTAAAAGATTAAACAGCCACAACTGTAAACATAACAGTGGCTAATTGCTACGAAGCATACATGGAAGGAAACGCCTTCGTAGTGAGATGTGACCTGCTTGGCATTTCGTCGCCACATTTAAGTAGTGTAGAGTGGCGAGGCCCCGTGGAGGTCATTTCACCAGAATCCACCGGaagtaaacaaaaatgttaactgTGTTCATTTTTAACGTGTTAAACTATTTAAATTCATCGCCAAAATGAATGCGTTAATGTTCACAGCAATATTACATATTGATTAAAATACACTGACTTGCATCTTAGTCCAATAAGGTGcgagtaaatgtgtgtgtgtgtcttacaaaTGAGGCCTGGGAGGCAGACCAGCTCCACCTTCAGTTCCAGTCTGCACAGGCTCAgactccttcctcctcctgcacgtATTATATGGAGACTCCACCCCTTTTTCACTGAAAGACAGAATTAGCTTGATGCTGATTTTACATGGACATACAACAAATGTTTCCAGTGACAGTGAGACGCTGTCTCTCAACACTGATCTCATACAATCCAACCTGAACTTCACTGAAGTTTCAGCCTGGTACCTTCTAAACCAGTGCCTCAATCACAACAATCAGAGAACTGTGTGATTTTTCATCTTCGTCAGtaatgatgtgtgtgtcttccaGACATGGTTCAGGGGGCAGACCATCTACAGGTTCAGTCTGCACACGTCTTCCTGCTCCTGCACATATAAACGGATTTCCCACGCTTTGTTCTCTGAAAGACGGACTTTGCTTAacaaatttacacacacacacacacacacacacacacacacacacacaacacacacaacacacacatgatgtgtgtgtgtgcatactgtGTATGGTATGGTACCTGAGTTCACGTTTCCTTGCCAAGTATTCTCGATATGCACACTTGTATTTCTTCCCATATGGAGCCTGTGATACAAAGAGAGGAGTCAGTTATTAATCATGGAACACTGAGGCctgaatgaacaaaacaaacaggccaGACTAAAATACCAATGTAGTCTGGCCTTTACTCCAATTTCTCTCTGAGTCTTAGTAGTGGTTAGGGtttagtcattttagaccttttaaaccGTAGACCTTGTATCACCATTGACAGTACATCTGTGCTAGCAGGGATCCTCTCCCAGGACGTGCAGTAGGTATCACAGGTACAGAAACACgttcagcagattacaaacaagACATCAGATTTACATAGAGAGGAAAGAGTGGGCAGTCTGTGGCCAAGTGGatagggaacttggcttgtaactggaaggtcgccagttttcccaccaggtcaaaagggctggtgtacccctgagcaaggtacccaacccccattgctccccgggcgctactcagtgtgactgcccactgctcctaattctaggatgggtcaaatgcagagaaataatttccctaaggggattaataaagtataagatttagatttagagaagaagatagagaccaggagcatTAATTCATTAGAGAGGAAGAGCACAAACTAGggggaaagagaaaataaagtcataagtCAAAATATTGTCATGATTAAGtgtgagggaggagagaaagagagaaagagaggcctGTGGCAGCAGAACTAATGGCATATTTCCAcaggctctactcgcctcgccacggtttaagtagtgtATTCCATTCCATTCACAATGGGGAAAGCAAAAGAATTGTCAAAGGATCTGCGAGAAAAGGTAATTGAACGGCATAAAACAGGAAAGAGGTATAAAAAGATATCCAAGGAATTGAGAATGCCAATCAGCAGTGTTCAAATGCCGATTAAGAAGTGGAAAATGATGGATTGTGTATAAACCAAACCACGGTCAGGTAGACCAGCAAAGTTTTCAGCCACAACTGCCAGGAAAATTGTTCGAGATGCAAAGAAAAATCCACAAATAACTTCAGCTGAAATACAGGACTCTCTGAAAAATTGTGGTGTGGCTGCTTCAAGATACACAATAAGGAGGCACTTGTGGAGGCCAGAAGAAAGCCATCTCTGCACAAATGGCAAAGTATCCCGCTTACATTACGCCAAACAGCACAGAGACAAGCCTCAAAACTTCTGCAACAAAGTCATTTGGAGTGATGAGaccaaaattgaactttttggccACAACCATAAACGAGTCAACAAGGTCTATGATGAAAGGAACAACATTCCTACTGTGAAACACGGAGGTGGATCACTGATGTTTTGGGGATGTGTGAGCTACAAAGGCACAGGAAACTTGGTCAAAATTGATGGCAAGATGAATGCAGCATGTTATCAGAAAATACTGGAGGAAAATTTGCACTCATCAGCCGGAAGCTGCGCATGGGACGTTTTTGGACATTCCAACATGACAATGATCCAAAACACAAGGCCAAGTCGACCTGTCATTGGCTACAGCAGAACAAAGCGAAGGTTCTGGAGTGGCCATCTCAATCTCCTGACCTCAATATCATTGAGGTCTCAAACGTGCAGTTCATGCAAGACAGCCCAAGAACTTACAGGAACTGGAGGCTTTTTGCTAAGAAGAATGGGCAGCTTTGCCATCTGAGAAAATAAAGAACCTCATCCACAACTACCACAAAAGACTTCAAGCTGTCATTGATGTTAAAGGGGGCAATACACGGTACTAACAACTGGGGTATGTAAACTTTGGATCAGGGTCATTTGGGTactttcttttgtcattttgatttaaaaagagtAAACACAGTTGTTTGCCAATAAATAGCTTCACCCAACCATTAACCATGAGTGGAAGAAAGGTTTTAGTGTTATCATTCATATTCTCTGAAGAATGGCCAAGTAATCATAAATTCTCCCAGGGTATGTAAACTTATGAGCACaagtgtatatacagtgtgtttaaaaatgtgaataaagcaCAAAATCCTTCTAATAATTTTGATTTCGATGCATTGGGAACACTGCACATTATATTCTAAATCAAAACATGAAGAAACATGTATCCATTTTTTAACTACTTTAcagaaaatgaggaaaaatgaaTAATCGGCTGTTAAAAAATAGCAGTGTCTGCGTTTTTCTTTGCaaactgaaatatttattttataaaactgAGAAATCTTTAGGATTAAGGTCCGGGGATTGGGCTGGCCACTCCTGGGCTGGAATATCTGTTCACAGGTGCAACACAGATGTGAAGCAGTTCTCAGAAACAGAGATTATACAACTAAATATAAGAGAAGTTAAGGGATTCACAGAAACGCTTAATCCTAAAGATTTTTCAGTTTATACAGTAAACATTTCAGTTTGTAAAGAAAAATGCAGACACTGCTATTTTTAGTAAACAGTCGATTATTCATTTTCTGtaaagaagttgaaaaatggATACATGTTTCTTCATGTTTTGATTTAGAATATAATGTGCAGTGTTCCCAATGCATCGTAATAAAAATTATTATAGGGATTTTGtgctttattcatgtttttaaacacactgctATTACTTTTGAACacaagacaagaagacaagaagGCCGGGTTTGAGTTCAAGCCCAAACCCCAGAGTTGGGAGAGTTGGGAGAGTTGGTGTGCCGGGCTGCGTTGGGTTCGGGCTTAAAGACCCGTGGGTCAGGTCGGGTCGTAATTGTCAGGCCCGTTCAGAACTCTAGTTGTGTATAAAAAAcagtatgtaaataaaattgGATTCATTTAGTTTCTCTCAGTGACTTTACCTTCTCTTCTTCTGGGAGACGTTTGTACTTCTGGTACAACACCCTCATAATGTCTCTCTGGGCCAGCTCTGGGTGCTGCTCCTTAAACTTGGCATTGTGCATGTGATAAAACATGACACTTGGAGGAGGCGGCTTCTTCTGGACCTGCAGGAAAGACCAGTGATTATAAAGTGCAGTGCACACATTTGTGGCCTTAGGAAGccgcctgctgattggctgacaaacaaaaaaccatggcacaaagaacaagtgtattttcaaacaataaaatcaaatatttttgaatgattaaatcgattttttaatcaaagtgttgttaaaatattgacacaaatctaattccatacagaCAGAGGAACCATGGGCCAAATCTGCCAATGCGGCATCAGTATTTGTCCTGGCAGATATTTCAAAAATCTTATCTTTTCAgagcctttattctgaaaaaaatatgaacggATTCACAGAGATTCTGTTGCTAAAATTGGCAATAAACATATGTTTGGAtagaaaaatctaaattaaacaCAGCTGTTGTTGTGTTATTGTAGAATCGTTGTACCAAGTTGTTTGTGACTGAAGACGTTGTGAGACACGAACAACAGTCGGTGGCAGAGGAGAAgcctcagtgttgttgttgtggctgaGACTGTGTGTACGTACCTGCCCAAAGTCAAtgcattgtatttatatagattcATATacatgcttcaaagaataaatcaattacaaatcgataaaaaatatttaggaggatctcatcGAATATAACAGACAACGAGGGTGCAAGTGGGATTAGAAATTATTTGCATGCGTCATCAAAACATCGTGTTTCGGTCgtgttgtttctgtgttaaAGGTTTTTGTTACGACAACCAAAAATGCCTTTctttcatgttgtcattttatcAGACAACTCTTTGAAGAAAGTCTTCTGGTGACTACGGTTGAACGATAATGGGGAAACATCATGATGTAATTGTTCAGTACAAGTACAGTTCAGCTGAATatgtcatttgtgtttctgGAGTTGCATTAACACATGCAAATATTCATGACTCTGTGTTCTAAAACAAGGATGCAAAATTACAACTAGAGA from Solea solea chromosome 21, fSolSol10.1, whole genome shotgun sequence includes the following:
- the LOC131448936 gene encoding nucleolar transcription factor 1-A-like translates to MTDINPGESEWTSGNLLKLFSAMKSNTPSRHMECAYAAGLKKVDWKSVAFHPFSPEACRLKWRQIVKKMRLTRSLTELLVEAEENLVIGPQVQKKPPPPSVMFYHMHNAKFKEQHPELAQRDIMRVLYQKYKRLPEEEKAPYGKKYKCAYREYLARKRELSEKGVESPYNTCRRRKESEPVQTGTEGGAGLPPRPHFNAYILFCKEQMSSMAGVGKHNYANVCGQRWKDLSDGERKNYQRRCRKLKRAYEIKLDRNLKKPQLLKSGDTNTEGREALSPNRPSDSEDEDIEESSSDDDDDDFDCNEEEEEEEDEEEEEEEDDITFQMY